A region from the Riemerella anatipestifer genome encodes:
- a CDS encoding SDR family oxidoreductase: MAKHKVMVITGTSTGIGFCLAEYFGKKGYAVYGLSRKTVESSYFTSIATDITENEQVKSAINHILSKEKAIDILINNAGMGMVGAVEDASKEDIHKLFNLNLVGAVQMMTAVMPSMREQKGGAIINISSIGSEMGLPFRGFYSASKSALDKVTEAMRYEVSEWSVKVCSLHLGDIKTNIANHRVQSQVSEPYKNSFNKVYQVMNAHVDDGTEPIKVAEYIELLLTKKQWKAHYYFGKLGQKIGVPLKWLLPQNFYEKLMRKYNQMD; the protein is encoded by the coding sequence ATGGCGAAGCATAAAGTTATGGTAATTACAGGGACTTCTACTGGGATAGGGTTCTGTTTGGCAGAATATTTTGGCAAGAAAGGCTATGCCGTTTATGGGTTGAGTAGAAAAACAGTGGAGAGCTCTTATTTTACTTCCATCGCAACAGATATTACCGAAAATGAACAAGTTAAATCAGCTATAAATCACATCTTATCAAAAGAAAAAGCGATAGATATTCTCATCAACAATGCGGGTATGGGTATGGTAGGAGCGGTAGAAGATGCGTCCAAAGAAGATATACATAAACTCTTTAATCTTAATTTGGTGGGGGCGGTTCAGATGATGACTGCAGTAATGCCAAGTATGAGGGAGCAAAAGGGAGGGGCTATCATCAATATTTCTAGTATAGGGAGCGAGATGGGGTTGCCTTTTAGAGGATTTTATTCTGCCTCAAAATCTGCCTTGGATAAAGTAACGGAAGCGATGAGATACGAAGTTTCCGAATGGAGTGTCAAAGTGTGTTCTTTGCATTTAGGCGACATCAAGACTAATATTGCTAATCACAGAGTACAATCTCAAGTATCAGAGCCATATAAAAATAGTTTTAATAAAGTTTATCAAGTAATGAACGCCCATGTGGACGACGGTACAGAGCCTATAAAGGTAGCTGAATATATAGAACTTCTTTTAACTAAAAAACAATGGAAAGCCCACTATTATTTTGGTAAGTTAGGGCAGAAGATAGGCGTACCTCTAAAATGGCTATTGCCACAAAACTTCTACGAAAAACTGATGAGAAAGTATAATCAAATGGATTAA
- a CDS encoding NAD(P)/FAD-dependent oxidoreductase encodes MITTDLLIIGAGPTGLFAVFEAGLLKLKCHIIDALPQPGGQLAELYPKKPIFDIPGYPSVNAGELVDNLMEQIKQFQPGFTLAETAVSLEKIDDEWFEVITNKGTVHRAKAVAIAGGLGTFEPRKPLLENLEKYEENGVEYFVKDPEVFRDKKIVIAGGGDSALDWSIFLSNVAKEVTLVHRRNEFRGALDSVEKVQELKNKGKINLVTPAEVVELKGANTLESIVIEREGEKTEIETDYFIPLFGLTPKLGPIADWGLEIEKNSIKVNNALDYQTNREGIYAIGDINTYPGKLKLILCGFHEATLMCQSVYNRLNPGKKYVLKYTTVSGVDGFDGSRKEAEKAVVKKID; translated from the coding sequence ATGATTACTACAGATTTACTCATTATAGGAGCAGGACCTACAGGGCTTTTTGCCGTTTTTGAAGCAGGATTGTTAAAACTTAAATGCCACATCATAGATGCTCTGCCACAACCTGGTGGACAATTAGCCGAACTTTATCCTAAGAAGCCTATTTTTGATATTCCAGGTTATCCATCTGTAAATGCAGGAGAGTTAGTAGATAACTTAATGGAACAAATTAAACAATTTCAACCAGGGTTTACTCTAGCAGAAACCGCCGTAAGTCTAGAAAAGATAGATGATGAATGGTTTGAAGTAATTACCAATAAAGGAACCGTACACCGTGCTAAAGCAGTAGCAATAGCAGGAGGACTAGGGACTTTTGAACCGAGAAAACCTCTTCTAGAAAACTTAGAGAAATATGAGGAAAATGGTGTGGAGTATTTTGTAAAAGATCCAGAAGTTTTTAGAGATAAAAAAATTGTAATTGCAGGGGGCGGAGATTCTGCTTTGGATTGGAGTATCTTTTTGTCTAATGTAGCTAAAGAGGTTACTTTGGTACACAGACGAAATGAATTTAGAGGAGCCTTAGATTCTGTAGAAAAAGTACAAGAGCTAAAAAACAAAGGTAAGATTAACCTTGTTACACCTGCGGAAGTGGTAGAACTTAAAGGTGCTAACACTTTAGAAAGTATTGTAATAGAACGAGAAGGCGAGAAAACAGAAATAGAAACCGATTATTTTATCCCTCTTTTTGGACTTACACCAAAGCTTGGTCCTATTGCTGATTGGGGACTAGAAATAGAGAAAAACTCTATAAAAGTAAACAATGCTTTGGATTATCAAACCAATAGAGAGGGGATTTATGCTATTGGAGACATCAATACTTATCCTGGTAAACTGAAACTGATTTTATGTGGCTTCCATGAGGCAACTTTAATGTGCCAAAGCGTTTACAACAGGCTTAATCCTGGTAAGAAATATGTACTAAAATACACTACTGTGAGCGGTGTTGATGGATTTGATGGCAGTAGAAAAGAGGCAGAGAAAGCCGTTGTTAAAAAAATAGACTAA
- a CDS encoding 2Fe-2S iron-sulfur cluster-binding protein, which translates to MADIQLKITDREGVQHDIVAPTDMSMNLMEVIRAYELAEEGTVGVCGGMAMCASCQVYVLNDVPLPEKGDEEEAMLSEAFDVKENSRLGCQIHITEEIDGLEVEIAPYS; encoded by the coding sequence ATGGCTGATATTCAACTAAAAATTACTGATAGAGAGGGCGTACAGCACGACATAGTAGCTCCCACGGACATGTCTATGAACCTTATGGAAGTAATAAGAGCTTACGAATTGGCAGAGGAAGGTACTGTAGGCGTGTGTGGCGGAATGGCAATGTGTGCGTCTTGTCAAGTTTATGTTCTTAATGATGTGCCTCTACCTGAAAAAGGCGATGAGGAAGAAGCAATGCTTTCAGAAGCTTTTGATGTTAAGGAAAACTCGCGTCTAGGCTGCCAAATCCATATAACGGAAGAGATAGATGGCTTAGAGGTGGAAATAGCACCTTATTCTTAG
- a CDS encoding 3-phosphoshikimate 1-carboxyvinyltransferase: MEHLYLKQSELLGNQTISISGSKSESNRLLILQRLLGDLQINNLSNAQDTQLLQKALYSNDEVIDIHHAGTAMRFLTSYFAIQEGRTTILTGSDRMKQRPIAPLVEALKSLGAEITYLEQEGCPPLKIVGKKLYKNEVSISAEVSSQFISSLLLVAGFLEKGLKIALVGHITSRPYLEMTLKMLSDLGIETEFKGQTIEVKPLKKELAIDNKEYTVESDWSSASYFYSLVAIGKKQVALESFKEASMQGDKALVDIYRDFFGVETQFQNGGRLVLTPIKDFKQPEKINLNMNDCPDIAQTVCVTAVALGTPFEIKGLATLKVKETDRLVALKNELLKIGLETEITEDSIKSVRFFQVEEIPCIKTYHDHRMAMSFAPYTLVGDIKIEDPSVVEKSYPYFWEDFKILSREK; encoded by the coding sequence ATGGAGCACCTTTATTTAAAACAATCGGAGCTTTTGGGCAACCAAACCATTAGTATATCAGGTTCTAAAAGCGAATCTAACCGACTTTTGATATTACAAAGATTATTAGGAGATTTACAGATTAACAACCTTTCTAATGCCCAAGATACACAACTTTTACAAAAGGCTTTATATTCTAATGATGAGGTGATAGACATTCATCACGCGGGAACGGCAATGCGTTTTTTAACCTCTTACTTTGCTATTCAAGAAGGGAGAACTACGATACTGACGGGTTCGGACAGGATGAAACAACGCCCTATTGCTCCACTTGTGGAGGCTTTAAAGAGTTTGGGGGCAGAAATCACTTATCTTGAACAGGAAGGCTGTCCGCCATTAAAGATTGTAGGGAAGAAACTATATAAGAATGAAGTTTCTATTTCGGCAGAGGTTTCGTCTCAGTTTATCAGTTCGTTGTTATTGGTAGCTGGTTTTCTAGAAAAAGGATTGAAAATAGCTTTAGTTGGGCACATCACTTCTCGTCCTTATTTAGAAATGACTTTAAAAATGCTTTCCGATTTAGGCATTGAAACTGAATTTAAAGGTCAAACTATTGAGGTTAAACCATTAAAAAAAGAACTTGCAATAGACAACAAAGAATATACAGTAGAAAGCGACTGGAGTTCGGCGTCTTATTTTTATTCACTGGTGGCTATTGGGAAGAAGCAGGTGGCTTTAGAAAGTTTTAAGGAAGCCTCTATGCAGGGCGATAAGGCTTTAGTAGATATTTATAGGGACTTTTTTGGAGTAGAAACACAGTTTCAAAATGGAGGGCGTTTAGTTTTAACACCTATAAAAGATTTTAAACAACCCGAAAAAATCAATTTGAATATGAATGATTGCCCTGATATTGCTCAAACCGTTTGTGTAACTGCGGTGGCATTGGGGACTCCTTTTGAAATTAAAGGTTTAGCCACGCTTAAAGTGAAGGAAACGGATAGGCTGGTCGCTCTCAAAAACGAACTGTTAAAGATAGGCTTAGAAACGGAAATTACTGAAGACTCCATCAAAAGTGTGAGGTTTTTCCAAGTGGAAGAAATACCTTGTATTAAAACCTATCACGACCACCGTATGGCGATGAGTTTTGCACCGTATACTTTGGTAGGAGATATAAAGATAGAAGACCCAAGTGTGGTAGAAAAATCGTATCCTTATTTTTGGGAAGATTTTAAAATATTATCAAGAGAAAAGTAA